The DNA region TCAATATACataatataacttaaaaaattgtACTATAACCATGTTTCCAAGGGATatgaactaaataaaattaaaatctgattCATGGATTGAAAACCATATGTTGTAAACCACATTTATTTACATAAGGGTTCAGgataaaaaactaaacaaaatgtcTGAATAGCTGTGATTAGTCTAACCAGCCACTGGAGGTCACTGATGCTCCACAGAAATACAGTCTATTGCCTGTCTATTTAGGCAGTTGACTCactgaatcaagaaaaaaatggtttaaattctttgaaaagatgtaaTGTCAACATCCTTGGAAAATATAAACTCATTTAAAAGGAATATATCTTGCATAATTATTGCTTGGAAGACTGGCACTTGGACTATTAACTCTATGCTGCAGTAGCACTATGCGTACCAGGGCTTATAAAAATTTGGGGATAAAACCCATACAGTTCAGAGACTAAACTGTATTTCCTCTCTCCCTGGTAAAGCATTCAAAGACTGAATCTATTCTGCATTGATGCATCTCTGCTGTGTATTTCAACAGGTCAGGCTGTTTATTTAAATGTTGTCATCTTTGAGGAAAGTCAGACACAATATAAATTtggaatagaaaatgaaatatcaattatatttttctaatatgcAATGAGTTTTTAAATACTTATGAGAATAGATTTATGGTGTGCAGTCTAAAAAgtgccatggggtggtggtgaggatgaTGACTTTTGAGCAGGAGAACATTCATTCACCAGTTGGCTTTGTTAAATTTATAGTGGTGAACTAGTGATTGTCTAACCTACAAGAATTATGTACTGAGAACTAAAGAAGCTTCATTCccaaagagagggaaaagacttttttttgtaATTCCATGTACTGAATCAAAATTGCTTTTACAATCTAAGGGATTTTATTTTGGTTCTTCTCtattattaaatttatatgtAGTTAAAGTTAGGCATTAAAAAATGACCAACCTTCAAAATTTTGGTCATTCATGTAATCTTAACACACCAAGTGgctttgaattttagaaacactTTTAATACAgcaaacatattttatatatactagcaGTACCACAGCATCAagtttttgcaagagtttgaaaatatgaatataaatatgccTTGCCCAAATTTATTTGGTATCCATGACAAATGAGGCAGAAGGTCAagtcaaagaataaaaatgggCTTTTTCACTTTAACACTGCATTTAATTAAAACAATCATGTTTAGTACAGGTAAAAATGAGGCTGAccaaagaaaattttgtttttagatgTAATATGTATTTACTGACATTTtatgaaaaatgtgaaattacAACTTCAGTGAAAAACATCGCAGTGGTTTCAGTCATCCAATTCATTGTACTATAAGGAAGTATCTGCATTATTAATCAATTGGGAATCCATGACTATTTACCATTAATAAATGTATATCCAACAGTTATTCATGGACAAGTATATTGTAGCTATGATGCTTTTCTGAACTGGTATCTATTTTAAGATTTAATCAAAATCAAAGTACAGTTCCTTGAGAAATCTACTTTCGAGGctcctttttctttattgcttATAAAAGTATGATTTTTATAATCTGGCTTCTTTGCAATTATATCTCATGGTGACTTGCCTAGATTTTTCCTCTCAGAATATGAAAAGCctccaaactatataaaaatgCTGGTAAAAATAgccatttactttttcttttttgctgcagTGATTCTGTTTTGAAAGAACAGGGGCATGGTTAAAGATATAAAGCTTGACAAGCCAAATTAAATGAAACGGGCTCAATGTTGCAATTCCTGATTTTTACTCCTTTAATAGAATTCTTCATTTTGGAGGATGAAAGAGAATACTGGctaaagacatttttctaaaatctAAATGAACTGTAGTCGAAGTTACTTAAATACAGAAGCTGTGATATTTGTGCTGCAGGCAATAAACTTTCACCACTGACATAAAAACATGCATGCAGCTTGCAGATTGCCAACAGGGTCTGTACAGAATCATACTGATGAATGGAGTTCACAATATAGATGAACAAGGGGACACTGTAACATCAACaatagaaaagcaaaagacaacTGCCATGGGGTTGGTCTTTTGTCCTGTAAGATTTATTTTATACGTTTATTAAGGTGTTGTCAAAACTATTCTTTTCAACGAGGCTGTCGGTGGTGGAAAGCGTGTCTTGGAATGTGTTCTCTTTACACCTCTGAATGAAGTGTCTGTCATCAGGGAACTGGTGTGTGTGCAGAGCATAGAGTGGAACACAACAGGACAGCCTGACAACTCCCAAACAGAAGAACAGACAGAGCTCATAATTCCACTGCCTATATTAGGGTCCTTAAAAGAGCTGGAAAGAGAAATTTTGGTAAGCTTCCCACCACATGCATTTAGCAAGCTGCATTCCCATTTGCAAGCCTCATCTCTGAAAACTCCTTAAAGTAAAGAGCAGTGGAGAAATCTGCCTCctgcctattttatttatttatttattcatttatttacttattttgtaaaTGTGGAGGCTAGAAGAAATTGACAGTGAAACCTCTAGTCTGATTTTACAGAGATGAGTTTCAGAGACAAGGCTTCAGGTCTAAAACTTTGTATTTTTACGGTCTCCTCACATTTTGCAGTTGTCTACTTGCAGCATTTTAACCCTTCAACAGTTTTCCCTAGGCTTGCTTTATTGTAATTCAAACACCTCTGGAAACTGCTCGTGGTGCTGCTTTAACAGAGCACCATCTTTCGATAGtttcctgcagttttctttttaagcTAGGCATTGTTTTAAGGCTGCCCCTAAATGTCCTATAATCAAGTCCTCTCCTAGAAGCAGTTCAGGCTCCAAGTACCTGGGATCATTCACTTTTTCCTTGATTTGCCAATGAACTGCAAACCTTCTAGGACTATAGATTTGGTCTTGCCAGAAGGAGGATAACAGCCGATGTGAAGGATTACTTATGAAAGAAGTTTTATCTTAAAACAAGTGTGACATTAATGGAATCAGTAAAGGGTCTTATACAATAGGCATTaaattaaagcagagttcaagCTTCACATTGATTGTGGTATTTAAATTTCAATGGGTTAATTATGTATGAAAGTAAAAGGACCAGTATTATGAATGTACTAAAACGGACAGGGAAGGACCTTGCCAGCGAAGTGAGAGGGAGAGGGGTAGGGAGAGGGGCACCACATTCCCTTTATAGTCACCAGAGTTCAATAAAGCACCACTTATTTCCCAGCTTTTAAGAGCGCTTTtatcacaatggttcatacctCACACTCCCTGGAGCCCGATTTGTTATAGGTGCAGGGTCCCGTCCCATTCAGCAGCATCTCGCTGGTCTCCGTGTTGGTGGGTTTATAATCTACATAAAATTCCTGGGTGCTGGGAGTCATTTGCTTtagggactgtcttttctttttcctgtgccTTCGCATGAGGGAGCGCTGCTGCAGCTGCTTCATGCTGGCAGGGTACCGCTTCCACGACACATAGATAACGAGAAGGATGACGAGCACAGACAGGAAAAGGGCCACGCTCCCTGCGATGATTTTATGGAAAGAGATGTGCTCAGTGTCAGCATCGGTCTCTGGGCCAGGCTCCGTGGCTCCCACTGTGGGGGGCAAAGGGGGTTTGCTCTCATGCTTCGGCCTGGGGAGCTTGGGCTTAAATGTCGGCTTTGGGAGAGCCCTGGCCAGATCAAACCTCTCCGTGGTACTTTTGCCACAGATGCTGTAGTTCTTTACTGCATCGATAACATTTACTCCTTGCAGCTCTTTGGGACTGGCACAGATAATTGTATTCTCCCTCAGACCTTTAAAACTTTTCAGCCAGTTTACCAGGGAACAAATATTTCTGCTGCATTCCCATATATTCCCGGCAAGACTGATGTCATTGAGGGATATCCAAGAATCCAAAATCTCTTGACCAATAAATGTGAGCTTGTTGGAATCCAGGTTGAGGCGCTGCAGATTTGGGACACACTGGAAAACACTAGGTCCACTAAAAGCTTCGATCTCATTGCCTGATAAATCAAGCCTTTGTAATGAACTCCAGGTCCAGGACATGGTCTGTCCTATGACACTGATTTTATTCCACTGCAAGTAAAGGTTCTGAAGGCTCACCAACCTTGGGAAAAGGGCCAGATTGAGCTTAGAAAATTGATTGTGCTCCAGGTGAAGTTCTTTGAGTCTGATCATGCCTGCAAAGACATTCCTGGCTAAACTTCGGATCCGGTTATATCCCAGGTCCAAAAGTTCCAGGTTGCGGCAGTCTTGGAATATTCGCACTGGGATGGTTCTCAGGGAATTAGATCGTAAATGTAAACTCAGCAGCTTTCGCAAACCCCGAAACTGTTCAGATCCCAGAGAATGCAGCTGATTATAGGACAGATCCAAGTTCCGTAAATTTGTCACAGGTCTGAAGGTATTGTTGAGAAAATAGGAGATTCTGTTGGAGCTCAGAATCAACTCTTTGAGTCTGCGTATTCCATTAAAAGCATTCTCATCAATATTGCTGATATGGTTATGGTCAAGGTACAGCCAGGTGAGCTGGTTGAGCCCTTTAAATTGATTATACTTAAGTTTTTGAAGGCTGTTATAGCGAAGGGACAAACCTAAGCAACCAGCAGATATACTTGAGGGTATCTCCTGTAATTTCTGAGATTCACAGTATACCATTTTGCCTTCACACCTACAGCCCTTAGGGCATCCTCGTTCGGCAGAAGAAAGCATTGTCAGTAAGACAGTGGGGGCTATAACCAGTGCTACAGCTGATCCGCTCAGTAGCCTAATTACATTGaaacctgaaaataaaaacaacttagAAAAGttatccccccaaaaaaggaattcatttattttttaatcaagcaaaaataagcatgtattttcttttttagaaatttaaatctagattaaaaacatttaacaTCAAATATAATCTCCTTATAATTTAAAGAGAATTgtctttaggctttttttttaatagttaagcAAGGAAACATGGCAACTAAGCAATCGAATTTATAGTCTTAGAGCAGAGCAAGGTAATCTCTACAATAATTAAGGCAGAATTAATATACAGATtagtggattttttgtttttttaagaagaaaagaagaaaaatgacaaaacataCCCATCCTTTGTATTGTTCAAAGGTCGTCCTTAGGTCTTTGCTTTGGCTTAGGGGGCCACTTGCATGACAGCCCCTGTCAGCTGCACTGTAGTGAGTCAGGGTTCGCTGACACCCAGGAAGAAAAATTGGACCCCTTGGGAGATGGACCGATTTTGGAACATTATTCTTTGCCAGCCACGCAGAACACTCCAAGAACAAATAAATCCCAACACCGCATTTGCAGCAAAACATCAAAATCTTCCTAGGTAATAGGATCTTCATGAATATTACGTTTTTGCATCTTTACAGTTTttctttgtgggggggggggtgttaaaaaaaaaaagaaaaaaaactggcttCTACAATTTCTTCTTATCGGAAAGCAAGATGTATTCCTCCAGGCAACATGAGGCTACATGAGCGGCCACATCTGTATCCCGTAGCCCAGCATTTCTGATGGTGAGCACCCACTTCAGCCACAGCGCTGCGTTGGAGCCCAGAAGGCAGGAGAGCCCCGTACCGTGCACACGCTCAGCTCACTTCTGCAGGCTGTCATTCTGAAAGCTGCTCGAACTGTTGCTTTGGTTTTAGTGAATGCAGTCTTATGTAAAGCTGCCCCCAGTGGTGAAGAACATTATGGGCATGTGCAGAAATGTCTCTCTTTTATCTTGCAAATGAGCAGGCTTTCTGTTGGAAAATGAATGATTCTTTTGGGTGGCTCAATAGGAACTGAATGGTCACCGTAATCAATAACTAGCAACATTTTCTGTAATTTCCAAGTCTTGCTTTACAATTTGGCAACGTCTTTATTGTCTGCATCCACTTAATCGCTAAACATGCGCTGCCCAGAGTTTTTCTTGAGCTTCACATTAAGTTTACAGACCGAATGTCAATTTTTCTTAACCTCAACATAGCTTTGAActgaaatttataaaatgaattattgaGCTTTTCACAGAGAAGCATTAACTGCCTGCCCATTTGACCTCTTGGAGTCACAGAGATTATATTATACAAGGTGTCTCAGGATGCTAGAACACATACATTTTGGAGTAGAGAGGATAACTAATGACATGTAAACTAATGTGTCCAATAACCTTTCTGGTTTTCCCACAAAAGACATAATTGGTTTCATGGCTTATGACTTGGTTTGTTGTTTCGGttgctgtcattttatttttttaattagaagagAAATAAGCCATATTTAGTGTGAGTACAAGAATCAAGAGATCATATGGTTCAGTTTATTGATGCTGTTGCTATTTTTTACActagtaatatttattgagcactttctaagtgctttaaatgGGCTATCTTATTCTATCTGTAAACAATATTATGATGTAGGTCCCATTATAACCttcattttgaagatgaggaaacagagacttggaaaggtaacttgctcaaggtcatatagCAAGCAAGTGGCAGAACTGAGATTTAGAACCATAGCTCTCTTAGCTTACACCTCTATCTGCTAGATGATCCTGCTTCAGCAACATTGCTATCTTCACTTTAAAATGAGCCAAATGAAAATTATCCTAAGTAATTGTGTCAGGGAagctgtaataaaataaaattcttgatTTCTAGAATAGGTTTTCATAAATTTCTTTGGTATGAGTCTTCTAACAAGAATCATAAAAACTAAAGAGGAGAAGCTTAGTCTAATGATTAAGAGGATGAATTTTTccacctaggttcaaatcctggctgtaCTTTACCAGCTCCTTAACCTTCACTGGGTTATTTATCTTCTCTATGCATTAGTTTTCTCTTCtacaaaatgggcataataacaaAATTCCATTTTGTAGAGCGTTTGAGAATTAAGTCATCTAAATATCTGTGAAGTACTTAGAATAGTAAGTTGCACATTATAAGCCCGTGTTAGCTGTTATTTGAATAATATCAACTTTACTGTATTTGCTGGTATTGCATGTTATTTAGTATTGAATATTGAGTATACTCACTTTCATTTACTCACAAACAACTacttcaatgaatattttttatattgtttacagTGGATTTCTGAAATACTTTCAGTCTTGCCTTCTTTGATGAGAAGAGTTCCTAAATTTCCATCATCTcaactttatctttaaaatgaatatcTAGTGGACCATAACTAGTAATTAatgtttgattattttcttcccCAGAGCAGAATATGGTAACATCTGCCCCACAGAGAAaaccattttgtttaaaaataagtggtaattttataaaaaataaaagtgttagtCTTAGTTAGATGAATTGGCTGTGGAAAACCCTGGAGAGCTTTCATATCTTCTAAGGATGAGAAGCTTGGTAACAGTCATGATAATCAAAAGGGATCCCGTAGACGTCATCCAATTCCTCAGATAGTAAGCCATTAACAGGGCAGTTTCCTCCCAAATTATTCATGCTATCAATGCACATAAAGCCCCCAGAGAGcttgttaaaaagataaatttcccAATCCCTCCCCCAAGATTTTGATTCAAGGGGATGGAAGAGGCTACACTTATCAACAGACTCTGATGGACAACTTGGTTTAAAAAATGCACTGTAagggaatgaataaaaataataaattttctcCTAGTAGGAAGAGAGGACATATAAATCTATGACATTGTGATATAGATTCTATGAGGACAAAAACAGTGTTTTGTCTACTTCAGTTTCCCTGAAACCTGTAATAGCACTTGGCATAttatagatgctcaataaagatttattgaataaatacattttttatgggGGTCACAGGTACATTTGATGTAGGATAAACTGGTTATGTAATGCTAGTCTTGTGTACATGGGATTGATCCCTGAAAAGTTCCTTGGCCAGTGAGATTGGATAGTTTTGGAGaaagtgttctttaaaaatgtgtgttaTAAGGCAAGAAACTGGGAAGCAGAAATACTCACATGGTCAGCAAGTGATCTTCACTTTTCATGTAGACATCTCTTGTCTTCATAGTTAAACCTTAAATTTTATGAGAATAGTAAATATAGGTTTGAATATTCCCTTTGGCATATTACAACTTTTATCATCTAACATCCCAAATAGGGCTTGGCAACTtgtatctattaaaaaaagactaaaggGAATCATATTTATAActcctttatcatttctctgTTGCTTGAAAggctctgatttttcttttcaccatCCTTGCTTCTCCAAGGGAAGTAGCTATCCGATGTCTGTTTTGCCTAACAGCTGCAGGGGGCTGCTCTAGGATGGCCGGAGGCCCCATCAACTTtgtatttcttattcttctctcaTTCCCTGACAGAAGCACAGATGAGCCCACTGAGAATGTAATTCTCTCACTTTGCTTTTCCTGGGAGAAATCTTCTTGGATCAGTTATGGTAAATAACATTTGCTGCTGCGTCACACACCTTGCCCTTAGTTTTTAGACATTTTCCTGGTACCTTAGCTTCTGATCTTATTTTGCTCCTTAGTTCTAACTTCACATTCACCTTTTGGATCTCAAAATTGATATTTTCTCTTAATGCTGATTATTGATCTCTTCCTCAGTAGTAATCAGTAGCCATTCTTGGATTGGGTCTGACTCCAGGCCCTCTGTGTGGCTCCTACTTTGGCACTAGCTCTTAAGCCAGTATCACCACCAGGTCTATCCTGGCTCAAGGTAATGAAGTGCCTGAAGAGGGAAGACCACTCAAAAGGCTAGTAgagaaatccaaaaataaaatagtgcaATGCTAAACTAGACTGAATACTTGAGGCTATAGAAATCACTCCCAAGACATAGAGTAAtctctcaaaagaaaaataaaaccttataTTCTAAAAGATTTTAGTAATTTGCtggttactttttaaagtttattctcCTTTTACTTGTTGACTACAGCAAGATGATTATTTCTTACTTACCTTtcaaaagaagcaaaattataCTACATTATGTATTTAGCAAATTCTTTTGCACTTAACACCACATACAGAAAAAACCATAAACTACCGGACAACTTAAATTTCCCCAATGAATCTAGGGCCTTAATGATTTATATACTTATGGAATGTAGTGTCATGTatctaaagacttttttttaattgcactgATAGTACTTCAAATAGCTTGacatattttgtttaaattgGGCAAATAAATCCAATCTTACTTATATAATGGCAAATTTCAGTCTAATATGAAACTGAATTGCCATATATAAACTTAGAAAATCAGGACTTAAAGTGGATATACAACAATGGGTTGTTCTCAGAGATTTCATCTATTTAACAGTTTGGGTACTAACTAAGTCCTAGACACGGTTCCAGACACTTAGAGTATATCAGTGTACAAAACAAAGATCTAAGCTTACATTCTGAAGGGGTAAGATggacaataaaaaacaaacataagtagcACATTATTAGATAGTGTGTACTATAGAAAAGTAAGAAAGATAGTGAAGATTAAGAGTGGAAGGGATGAGGTGGATCGTAGTTTTAAATAGGATGGTTAGGACCACTAAGAAAGTGGCTTGAACAACCCTTGAAGGAGATGAGGTTGTTAACCTTAAATATGTATGAGGAGTGACCAGTGCAAAGGCACTCATGTTGGAGTAGATAGTGTGTTCATTGACTAGAAAAAAGGCCAGTCAGTCTTAGAGTGGTTAGAGCAAGTGGGAGAGTAATTggagatgaagtcagagagggAATATACTCTAAAGGGGCAAGAGTAGTAAGGAGTAGTAAGGGAAGTCAGTAAGGAGGTTATAATACCAGTCAAGAGAGATGACTGTGGCTTGGGCCAGTATGGTAGCACTGGAAGTGGTGAGAATTGGTTAGATTCTAGATTTATGTTTAGGTAAAACCAATAGGAGTTTTTTAATGGATTAGAAGTGAAGGTAtgagataaagagagaaattaaagatgactgctggggcttccctggtggcgcagtggttgagagtccacctaccgatgcaggggacatgggttcgtgccccggtccgggaagatcccacatgccacggggcagctggacccgtgggccatggccgctgagcctgtgcgtctggagcttgtgctccacaatgggagaggccacaacagtgaaaggcccgtgtatggcaaaaaaataaaaataaataaagatgattGCTAGTTTTATGGGCTGAGCAACTGGAGGGATGGTACAGCCATCAGCTGCTTCTGTAGGTCAACTTCAGAGAATAACATCAAGAGTTCAACACATTTGAATTTTGTTTGAATTTCGTTCTCAACTTTCTTCAGTTTTGTGAGATTTTAATTTTTGCAAACATCTTGTTATTAGACCTCAAAGAAccatgatgtattttaaaatattttattaaatgattaGCAAAATTAGGCACTAACAATAGCAACATGGATTTCTATTCAGATGGTCTGGACAGTGGCAACATCTTTGCAAATTGTCTTAGAAGGCAATGGAATAAAAAGCTTTGATGA from Mesoplodon densirostris isolate mMesDen1 chromosome 1, mMesDen1 primary haplotype, whole genome shotgun sequence includes:
- the LRRTM3 gene encoding leucine-rich repeat transmembrane neuronal protein 3, coding for MNNLGGNCPVNGLLSEELDDVYGIPFDYHDCFNVIRLLSGSAVALVIAPTVLLTMLSSAERGCPKGCRCEGKMVYCESQKLQEIPSSISAGCLGLSLRYNSLQKLKYNQFKGLNQLTWLYLDHNHISNIDENAFNGIRRLKELILSSNRISYFLNNTFRPVTNLRNLDLSYNQLHSLGSEQFRGLRKLLSLHLRSNSLRTIPVRIFQDCRNLELLDLGYNRIRSLARNVFAGMIRLKELHLEHNQFSKLNLALFPRLVSLQNLYLQWNKISVIGQTMSWTWSSLQRLDLSGNEIEAFSGPSVFQCVPNLQRLNLDSNKLTFIGQEILDSWISLNDISLAGNIWECSRNICSLVNWLKSFKGLRENTIICASPKELQGVNVIDAVKNYSICGKSTTERFDLARALPKPTFKPKLPRPKHESKPPLPPTVGATEPGPETDADTEHISFHKIIAGSVALFLSVLVILLVIYVSWKRYPASMKQLQQRSLMRRHRKKKRQSLKQMTPSTQEFYVDYKPTNTETSEMLLNGTGPCTYNKSGSRECEIPLSMNVSTFLAYDQPTISYCGVHHELLSHKSFETNAQEDTMETHLETELDLSTITTAGRISDHKQQLA